The proteins below come from a single Alosa sapidissima isolate fAloSap1 chromosome 23, fAloSap1.pri, whole genome shotgun sequence genomic window:
- the zmp:0000001301 gene encoding rab9 effector protein with kelch motifs — MALASGHWLDKEVRGEPPSPRYGHALALAGNIAFLFGGATSSNSEDPTYLRDFHMLTVSPTYVTWEALPQSGAVPSAREGHSLCVVKGQVYLFGGISSPEAKECLPGVYRFDIVLLAWEKLSIGGVPLRTLNHSSVAVGDNIYVYGGLLDGVPIDNLMMFNTVSMLWTPVRTTGNIPSPRYNHTLAAVGEQIFLYGGCGEDECYYKDIYVLGTGSLEWQQWEVKGESPVSGAGQTLTAHRDKDIYLFGGKIMSPDGAVTASNEIYKLSIAKMKWKVPLYVGIPPARRFNLVTFILHSHMYVFGGKNEEQEFNDLKVMKLINPSERQPVMKEILSEFGLQGVSNGFAATKVPNVKYELNKSSISLTYERSDFTEPTGHRDFTAVRDEALDMIHKAFATLDEEAQRLDRGKAELVQAAEALQCEKEAYRIHHQKQEQELQEMLEKHRTQNEAWLRARAEENDKERKELCKLREEVLHEQEKLKEEQSNIQKRSEHLLSIMQQFKGM, encoded by the exons ATGGCTTTGGCAAGCGGCCATTGGTTAGACAAGGAGGTCAGAGGAGAACCACCAAGCCCCAG GTATGGCCATGCACTTGCTTTGGCTGGCAACATAGCTTTCTTGTTTGGTGGGGCCACCTCAAGCAATAGCGAG GATCCAACATACCTGAGAGATTTTCACATGCTAACAG TGTCGCCCACATATGTAACATGGGAGGCTTTGCCCCAAAGTGGTGCAGTGCCCTCGGCCAGGGAGGGGCATAGTCTTTG TGTGGTTAAAGGCCAGGTTTACCTGTTTGGGGGAATATCCAGTCCAGAGGCCAAAGAGTGTCTCCCTGGGGTCTATCGCTTTGACATTG TGTTACTGGCATGGGAGAAGCTCTCCATTGGTGGTGTGCCTCTTAGGACGCTCAACCACAGCTCTGTCGCCGTGGGAGACAATATCTACGTATATGGTGGTCTTCTCGATGGGGTGCCTATAGACAACCTGATGATGTTCAACACAG TTTCAATGCTTTGGACACCTGTGAGGACAACAGGGAACATACCATCTCCACG ATATAACCACACGTTAGCTGCTGTTGGTGAGCAGATTTTCTTGTACGGTGGATGCGGGGAGGATGAATGTTATTACAAAGACATCTATGTTCTCGGCACAG GCTCACTGGAGTGGCAGCAGTGGGAGGTGAAAGGTGAGTCTCCGGTGTCCGGTGCCGGCCAGACCCTCACTGCCCACCGAGATAAG GATATCTATTTGTTTGGGGGTAAAATCATGAGCCCGGATGGAGCAGTTACAGCATCAAATGAAATCTACAAATTAAGCATAG CAAAGATGAAGTGGAAGGTTCCACTCTATGTGGGAATTCCCCCTGCACGACGATTTAATCTTGTGACTTTCATCTTGCACAGCCAT ATGTATGTGTTTGGTGGCAAAAATGAAGAACAGGAGTTCAATGACTTGAAAGTGATGAAATTAATTAACCCATCAGAAAGACAACCAG TGATGAAGGAGATCCTTTCTGAATTTGGTCTCCAAGGAGTTAGTAATGG GTTTGCTGCAACAAAGGTTCCCAATGTGAAGTATGAACTAAATAAATCATCAATAAGCCTGACATATGAGAGAAGTGATTTTACAGAG CCTACAGGACACAGAGATTTCACTGCAGTCCGTGATGAGGCTCTCGACATGATCCACAAAGCATTTGCCACGTTGGATGAGGAGGCCCAAAGACTGGACAG AGGAAAGGCTGAGCTTGTTCAGGCTGCAGAGGCTCTTCAGTGTGAAAAGGAGGCCTATAGAATCCACCACCAAAAACAGGAACAG GAGCTTCAGGAAATGCTTGAGAAACACCGGACTCAGAATGAGGCGTGGCTGCGAGCTCGAGCAGAGGAGAATGACAAGGAGAGGAAGGAGCTCTGTAAACTGCGG GAAGAAGTCTTGCATGAACAGGAGAAACTCAAAGAAGAGCAGAGCAACATTCAAAAACGCAGCGAGCACCTGCTGTCTATCATGCAACAGTTCAAGGGCATGTGA